ggggggggggggggggggggggggtcttgcttacccggggaagaagaggaggaggcggaggtcgGAGGGGGAGCTGCAGAGAGCATCGGCGGGAGTGGGGAGGGAGTAGAGGAGGCGCCCCCGCTCGGTCCCCGGCGCTTCTTCCCTTGGATGGTGGAGATGGCCTCCATCCGGATAGGCAATAATGCGGCCGGCTGCCTTGTCGATTGGCCCTCGCGGTCGCGGCGGCCGCTCCGTGTCCATGGCAGCTGGGACACGAGGGGCGAGGGGCCGCTTGTCAGCCTGTGCGTCGGCCGCGTGGGGCGGGGGCCGGGAAGTCAGTTTTGTGCTCGAGAGCCGAGCAGACGGCGCTCCGCTATGGGCCGCAGTCGCTTCGTTTTCTTGGGCAGCATGCGCGCGTCTGTCAGCCCATGAAAAGAAGCGCCGTCAGACACGGGTTGGTCCGGTTCCATTTAATCCGGCCGGCCATTTTCCAGAGAGCATTTAAGAACAACTCTGCTATACGTACGATGAATTCTCATCCCACACTCATACGATTAAAGACAGCCCAAGACAATTCAGTTTGTGAGCCACAACATGCAACAAGTTTTACCGTCTGATCGTACATGTGTCCGACCAAAATGTACCGTATGCAGAGCAATTTCGATTTAAGAACGGGCGGTTTACAAGCTCCGCCCCTTGCTTTTCTTCCAAAAGAAAAACACCAAATCAGATTTTGACGGGATTCCATTTTTTTTATGGTACACTTTTTGGGCAGTTTGTTTTATTTCTTTCCCATCTCGCAAGGCAACCATGGCAAAGTTTTTTCCCCTCGCTGTTCGTCGGTGAGCCCGTGGATTCAACTGCGTTATGTCCGCCGCTTCGATGGCCAGTGGTGGAGAGGGGGATCCTGATGCCTCGGCTCCATCTAGTAGATAGGTTAGGGTATTTATTTCTCATAGCGGTGGCGCCCGGGCGGATGAcgatgcttcttcttcgcatcagTCTTCCAGATTTCAATCCTTCTCAAGTTCATTCATTGGGATGGATTAGACAGAGCTCTGGCATAGATTCCTCACAAATCCTCAGGGCatcgaggttagggtttctcgtcatgcGTACATGACAATGAGACTTGATGTCAAGTTCTTTAGATACACTCAAGGGTTCAACAACGACGACTGTAGCTCTAGGCGCTGGTCAGGTCAACTCCGGTAGGGGAGCAGCGGCACCATTGCGTCGGCGGCTTGTTCTAGCGGCGGTAGAGGTCGTCCATTGGTATAGGGACCATGTAATTTTAATTATATCTGGTGTGCTTTGTACTTTTGGTGAACTTTATGATAGAGGTGGAAGAGGAAAGATCAAGCTGTCGATGACTTGTGAGTTCAGTTCTTCCTTGGAGCTCAAACCCAATGGCGCAAGTTCTAGAGATATGACACCCACCGAAGCAATCTCCCCGTTTTGGGAGGATCTTGCTTTGGTGTTCGTTGGGCGGCCTACGGTGTCCTACCGTTGTATCTTTTGGTCAAAAGGCGACACCATGGAGCTCCGATGTCCCTCAACGATGCCTCCTTTCCTTCCTCCCGACCTTTGAGCTAAAAGGGATGCAATTTGGCCTTAGCTTTGCGTCTACAACTCCTTCCTCGCAAAATCCTCTCACGGTGGGGCTATGGTCAACCTTTTTGTCCCAAGTGGTTTCGTCCCCAATGATGATGGATTCTAGGCTATGTCGAAGCATGTTGCAAGGATTAAATTGCGATTTAGTTTTCGAGGCCTCTTTTGTAAAATGCACGGGCTAATTTATAATTTTTCTTTTCTATTAGGTCCTTGTACCATCTCAAATACTAAAAAAAAAGTGTGACATTTTTTAAAGATTTAATTTCGAACATAAATTAACCAATAATACATACGCCATTTAACTTCAGAATTATTGTACTGTTgattaaaaaaatcaaatattaaTCTAATGATAAGATTTTTGTAATGCCTTCTTTCTTAGGGTCAAAGAAAAAAATGTTATCTATTGCAGCCTGGGTCTTTCGAGAATCGAGACCCTTTCCCTAGCTAAAGGTAAATGATTTCTACTTTTCGCAGTCATTAATTTAGAAATGCTTGACTGGAACTGCACGCTTCCTCTGTTCGGGAATATCAATCGTCTCTGAACACACCATCAACTAGCACATCGATTGCTTATCTCGCCTTCAAACTTCCGGTGTTCAACCATTTGCCTCCCACGCGCACGCGGGATGGCAGctcacgccaccgccgccgccgcctcgcctcttccGCCGCCATCGGAGTCGACGGCTGCCTTCGATACGAAGCCGCCACctagtccgccgccgccgccgccgctttcgGCCGACGCGCcgccaaagaagcggaagctggagGAGCTGGGGTTTCACGACTCGCCCTACTACAGGATCAGAGAAGCCGTCGCCAGCCTCCGCGGCCGCTTCCTTCAGGTTCGCACACCAAACCCTTAATCTCTCCGCGCACTCCGTTCAGTCTTGGTAACTGCAGCAACTTGCATAATCGTGCTATTTGTTGGGGTTTTTTACCAGACGTTTTTTTTTTGAGTAATGCTTCAGGCTAGAATGCTGGTAGTAATGCTATGCTTGCTAGTGTAGTTGTTGGAAATTGGATTAGCGACTGAATGGGAAATTTCCAAGGTTCAGTGCTGGGCTCATGCTAGTTTCAGTTGAAATGTATGATGTTGGAGCTCAGAAAGACGGAGAAAAGGGCATACATCTGCAAAATAGAGATTGGAGCCCAGAAAGACGGCGGTGACCACTATAGCTTGTGTCTTCGGACTACACAATTGTTCTGTGCAATCGTGTACTGCCATTGCTGATATTGGATTAGAACTTCTGCTAATTTGACATACCCTCGCCTGCTGTTTACTTGTCAATTGTCGTATGATTTGTACTGGTGAAAACAGGAAGCCACTCTGAAATGGTACATTTGTTTTGTTGAAGGTTTGCCAAGCTACTGATTCCCAGAAGAAAGATGCTGCTCTTGAGATCCTGAAAGGTAAATGTTCAGTTCCTATTGTTGTCAGAGCTTACAGAGATGTGTTCAACTTCCCTGATGTACTGTGTATGTTTTGGGTCCGAGTATGTTTTTTTAGGTGAGTCTGGGTATGTTTTTGGTCAGGTTCATATAGTTTAGGATATCGAACCATTTCCTCTATAATTCAATGTTTTATTTATAGAAGCACAATGTTCTGTGTACATACCATTATGATTGCAATCTAAAATTTTATATCAGTGTGTTACATCTCTTTAACATATAAACACATTGATATGTTACATTTCATAGCCCTGCACTTGATAAACGTCTATTGTTTTTTGTAACATAGCTAATGTATCATGCCGGGCTTGAAACCTAAGATCATAATGTATTTGTCAGGATTCTTATTACCCATCAGAAGTTATATGAAATATACATATACACACTATTCACAGAAGCACTATGAATCTGAATATGTTTACTTCTTTCTGGAAAGCCACTTAAATCGTGCTCTCTGTTTTGGTTTAGAAATTTCTGATGATTAAGTATGGCTTAATGCTTATACCTGACGATTTAAAGGGTCTTCTGAACGTATGGGCTCTTTATCATggatatgcatgcatgtattgaaGATAAATAAGGCTAATTAGTCTGCCACTGTACATTTTGTGTTGCAGAGATAAAAGTTGTCATGGAATTATCCAAGAAAATGCGGCTTGATATCTCTGCTGCTGCTGAGCCTGTTAAACCATCGGACATACCTGCAGTTAGAGATGTCAAGATCAAGCCCGCAGGAAAAGTTCCATCTGGAGGGAAGAATCAAGTGCCCCAGATAGGCCAGGATACAGGCGAGAAGGTACCACTCAAGCCTGTAAGCTCGCAGACTGCTTCCGTGGGGATTCATCGAGAAGCCAATCCAAATGAGACGGCAAACCATGGCAATCAACTGCTGGGCGGGCGCTTACAAGGGTCTTATGTCGTTGGTGGATCTCCCATGGGCTGGAATTTTCTCATGTGGCCTGGAGGCAAAGCAGTCTACTATGGCTTGACCAAAGCAGAGTGGTTGGCACGTCAAGCTGCAGAGTGAAATCTCACTTCCACTCTGCAGTCTAACATGTAGTTCACGCTGAAATATTCAGAGATAACCTAGTTGTTGCTAGTAGCCCGCTGTGATATAGTAAATGGATAGTACATCAGACTAGACATATGAGTTCTTGGCACCTGAGGTCCTGGACATGGCGAGAGTATCATCAGTGAGCATCATTTTGGAAAGCTTTTGGCTGAATCTACAGCGCGGTGACTATTCACTAGTAGGCATACCGTGATTTTTCTTGTATTTTGAACcggtcaaggccgctgctcttgtCATGATTTGCGATTCAGGAATGGGTACAGCAGGAAGTAGCTTAAGCACATTGGGATGATCGATGCATTTTCTTCTTTAAGCAAGTCCAAAAGCATATGACGTCGTGTTTCTGTGAATTGTGATGGACTCGACTGGTTTTGCAAAGGGTTGTAACATGTGCTGTGAAATGAGACGATACCGGGAATGATATTCAGGGTGCACCTCTTTTATCTCGAgcaatgttttgaattttgatttgaaatTGTGCGGCAACAAACATTGATGTTGTGTGAATGTGCCCAATGTTTTTCACATTTTTTGAAACATTTTAAAATGTGCTACAGAAAtctggtgcaccggtagcaccacaagcaccGGTGCACCAGATATTTCCCCGGTTTGGTGAAGGTATTTGCTTTGTACATAAAGCGGGACGAAAACCTTTTTCGGTGTTCAGATTGGTGCAGGTCCTGTGAAGTTTGTATGAAATTTTAACACAGATCCGGCCAGGTGTCGATGAGTGCTGCACCAAATTAGCAATGGAACTTTGCAAACAGAAGATGAAGTGCAATTTCGCCCGATGGAGGAAAAAGCGAAGGACGATGCATGGATGATAGGCGATAACAACTGATCTAGTCAGTTATACTTATTTTTATTCAAAAAAGGGATAAAACTGTTCGTAAGGGTCGCGAGCAAGTTTCTAAAAAAATCGTAGATTTTAAAAAGTGTTGACGAATACAAAAAATGTCGGTGAATTTGAAAAAAGTCCGCCGAAAACTTTTTATGTGGATTAAAAAGTGTTTgtgatttcataaaatgttcatggattcaaaaatttcatgaactcataaaatgttcatggattcaAAAAATATTTGCTCATTTCTTAAAATGTTCATGgattaaaaaaaagttcatgaattggaAAACTTCCatagatttaaaaaatgttcatgaattcataaaatgttgatgattttgaaaaaatgatcgTGGATTCAAAAAATAAGTGCATAAAGAACACGAATCCCAAAAATGTTTATGAGTTTGAATTTTTTGTGTATTTTAAAAAGTTAATGAATTCAAAATATGTTTGTAGACTTCAAGAAAAATAATAGATTAAAAATTTGTTTGGCCAGGCGACTTGGGCGGATTAGGGACCGCCAGAACTAGTCACGGTCTCGCACGGCAGGATAGCTTTTTTTAGGGGTAAAACACAACTTTATTCATCAAATTCCACATGATGGGATGCGTCTTTGGTCATGGGACTGACCAAACTAGACATGGCGACCAAGGCCTCTAGAAAGAGAAAATTTAGCTAGACTATGTGCTTCATAATTAGCAGCACGACTCTCAAAAGTAAAATTACAATGAAAGGAAGAAGCTTTACGGTTGATCTCGCTTATAATTGCTCCATATCACCCCCGAGATCTCGCACTGATGTCCAGAACAACCTGTGTGCAATCTGAAGCAACGACGAAATTATGATGTTCAGGTCTTCTGCTAGTGATAGTGCTTCGGGGCATGCTACTGCTTCCAAAGTAGCTGGATCAAAAGTTCCTTCAATTACTAAGGCCGAACTACCCATGTAGTTGCCTACGTCATCCCTGCATACCGCGACTGCCGAACCTCCTTGTGATCGCACCCCTGCATTGACATGGATTTTACAAAAGCCCGGGGGTGGCTTCTTTGGTTTCCGTCGCTGCACTGCTGGGGTCTCGGTCTGTGGACTGAGTCGTTGTTTTATGTGGGTGCGCCCGcctgcgttgttgggctaggcgtCCAGGACTCGTGTCTATATAGggcccaacacacacacacacacacacacacacacagaaagtCGTGTGCCTGGCGGCCTCGGTTCCAATCTTTGTTCGACATGGCATCGGACGCCGCGTGTCCTTTTCCAAGTACAACAAGCGCTAGCGCTGTTGCCATGCCATAAAAGTGCAGAGGAATCCCTGAGCGAAAACACCTCGGCATCGAACAAGCGTCCTACTCGTGCAAAACTCGTGTCGTAACCTACCTCTTCTTGCAAGTTGCAACCTTCCTCGGCGACAAGGGGAGGACGGGACGAAAATGAACTACCCGGTGGGGTTCCGCTTCGCGCCGACGGACGAGGAGCTGGTGGAGTACTACCTCCTGCCCCGGCTGCAGGGCCGGCAGCAAGTGCCCAACCACGCCATCATCGAGGACAACGTCTACCGGTGCCACCCCGACGAGCTCGTCAACGGTACGTACAACCTTCCTTGCTGTGCACCATGGCTCTTGACTTATTACCACGAGTGTTCTATTTTACGAGCGCTTGTTGTTAATTTGATGGCAGGCAAGTACAAGGACAAGGGGCAGGACAACAACTGGTTCTTCCTGACGTCGAGGACCCGCAAGTACGTCAACGGCGGCAGGCCGGCCCGGACGACGGACGACGGCCGGGGGCGGTGGAAGGCGTCCACGGGCACCACGGAGGTCGTCGGCGCCACCGTCACGTACAAGGAGAGCGGCCTCGCCTACCATGAAGGCCCCATCAAGACCGAGAAGAAGGCCAAGTGGCTCATGCACGAGCTCACCGTCCCGGAGTACGAGAACAAGCTCGACAAGAGCGGCGTCCGGCCCAAAACCGACACGGTCAGTTAACTTCCGACGCATAACTGTATTTTACGTACTTAGCTAATTGCTGGCCTGACCTGACTTGAGAGCgcggctgcatgcatgcatgcagctggaCGAGTACGTCATGTGCAGGATCTACGACGCCGAGGAAGCGGAAAAGGAATGACGATGAGGCGGGCCCCAGCGGCAGCGGGACGTCGGAAGAATTTACGTGTCAGCTGGCTGCGTCGCCGGAGCCCGGGCCGGTGGAGACGGCGGGGCCCAAGCTCTCGGAGCGACAGGCGGGCAAGAGGCCCGTCGAGCCGGAGCCGGACCGATGCTTCGGACCAGAAGACGGCATGCAAGCGCGCCGTTTCGGGACTGCTACTGGGTACCCCCACGGTGGAACCGGGCTGACGACGGTATACAACCCCTATGCATCAACGTCGCGGCCGCCGGTGGCGTTCACCGGCCAGATGCCCGCGTACGGGGCCGCCGCACCTTCCCATGGCTATTTCGCTCAGGCGACGATGATGCGACACATGGGCGCCCCGGCAGGCCAAGCGTTCGGGCCACCGCCGGCGACTATCTCGCGACGTCCGCAGATGATGCAGAAGCAGCCGGAGACGGAAGTGATGCGCCAGAAGCGAGTGTACCAGCAACATGTGAACGAAATGGTGAGGTGTggcatgatgcaacagccaggaaaTGCGCCTTACGCTGCGCAGCAGCCGCCGCCGATGGCGTTCATGAAGCAGGAGCAGCAGCAACCATACTTTGGCGATGGAGTCAACAATCATCATGTGGCCCGTCAGTTTCTGCCTTGCAACAATCAAACTGTCCAAGCTCAGAATTGGCAGTGTTGGGCGGTCCCAGACTCTGGCGCGGCAACGATGCCGACGACGGTCAAGGATGAGGAAGATGTAGAGACTGAGGCCGCAAACGAGGGGACCGACGTCAATGGGGATTGCAACCGTGGTGGTGAGAAGCCCTTTGGGAAGAGCCCGTTTGGTTGAGCTATGGATTCTGAAAAAACAGTTGCCAGTTGTGAACCCTGGGAAAGTTGGTGTGAGTTGACAACTGTGGAAAACTAAAAGTTGTTTTGTTGAGAAAACTGTCATGACTGTAGATTTGGCATGATTTTTTATGCCCCTCGGGGCTTGAAAGAATGTTTAATTGACCAGTAGAAGCCTTCACCCCTTGATTTCACTGGAAAAATAGCGCGATATAGTGCCGCTAATAATATGCTATAGCGTGTAGAAAATTGTCTCGCTAAATAAATCCATGTACAATATCTTGCTAATAGCGTAATTTAGAGGGCATCACTATTTTGTATGACGCGCTATTTTCTTCCTTGCTTGCTTTTAATCTGGGAGGGTTAGGACGTAAGGTAATTCGAGATGACAGCAGAAGCCTTCACCCCTCGCTTTTGCATTTGATAGGGTAATTACGGAGAACCCTTAGTGAGGCCGCGTCCACTAGAAAACACTTAATTACCATAGTTGTACCCTGCAGAGGGAGACTACGGTAGTGGTGTGCGTGGCACGAAGTCTACGTAGAGTAGAACGTGTTTTGTACCCGGCTCCGTCCAACGTAAACATCAAGAGTGCTCAAGTATCGAGTTAGTATTATGCCGTAGCATAAGTCACGATAGACCCACATCGACGAGAATTACAGACTCCTTGAGAACGTCTTATTCATCTGCTAGTTCCACTTGTCACTTGTCCTGCTGCTTTTTATTATTTCTGTTTATGTTGTTTACTTTAAGTTCACACTGTACCCAATACCAATATCCATTTTCGCCCTCACTTTGCTTTGAGTCTACAATTGCTTACAGGCATAATTTCATAAGTCACTACAAGAGACAAAACCCAATTGTTGTGCTCCCTATGGGATGGATATTCTTACTTAAAAAAAGCTATAACTAAACCCTGCCCACTTTATGTCATCAGTCGTAAGCATGTACTTGTGAGTTTGCGGTGCTAAGCACATGCCTACGGCACAACCGTGTCACGGCCACTGCTTTTCTACCGTGGCAAAGCTGGACCATCGTGTATGTAAAACTATGCCATGTTATAAAGCCGACAAGATGTTGCCACGTTGCAAGGCTTGTCGACACCCACCGCAACTACAAGCAGGACATTGATTGTTTTTCCTCCAAAGCCGGAATGCTGCAAAACCGCGTGAGCTGCAAGGCCGACCATGCAATGCTGCAAGCATGGCACAGAAAGCTGGAAGGCCGCCCGCCACCGCTACAAGCACGTGATGGTACAAGGCAATCCGTCGATGCCGCAAGAAGTACGTGTCAGAGTCGCAAGGGCGGCTGATGTTGTTACAAGCCAGACGCTTGACATCACAAGGTTGGTTGCCGCCATTCCCAGCATGTCGCGGTGTTTTTTTTTTGCTAAGTAGGATCGGCATGCTATAAAATTGCACGTCACTGCAAGGCGTCCGCAGTTGTTTCAGTTCTTGGTGTTGCAAAAACAAGGCCGTCGTGCTGTAAAACCATGCAATGTTGCAAGTTCGGCCAGACAACATTGCAAGTGGGACGAGTGGCGTGGAAGGCCGGCCGCCGCCATTGCTAGCGCGATGCTCAATGTTGAATGGTTGTCCGTGTCATGCTGCAAGAGAGACGAACGATGTTGCAAGGCCGGCCAATATCGTTGCAAGAGGGACACATGATGCTGAAATGTTGGTTGCACATGGTGGAGTGTTGTTGGGCACCACGCTCGTGGGATGGGAGCATCTATTCTTTTTTCTTGCGACGGGTCCCATGCATCTAACTATTTGTGGCTGGTTGATACAAGGGACAACGTGCCGGTTGACGCCTAGCACAACCCATTTTAAAGAatgaaagagaaaggccaaatcaTTTTTGTATGGCTTTATCAGGCTTAAATGTGGATTGAAagtgggctgttattttttttatttggattttgtttgcTATATCCTAAACTCAAGAACTCATAGCTATGATATGGTATAGAATGTCATGCAACAATTCTTTGAGGAAAATCATATAGAAAACATGGATTATGTACTTGTATTTCAATGGAAATTGTCATTTTGAGGTAGTTTGgagtagtgttgttggtgatggtcACATGCACGGTTTGTTTTTACACTGATTGGTGATGGTCACATGAGCAGTGTTTTCATTTTGGATTTGCTAATTTCTCATTTCGATGAGATTAGAAAAGTCACATCTAACTCCTAGACCATTTTTCTAATTTCGTCGAGATTtgtagttttttttcctttttttaatttgaGTGACATAtgatttttatttgcaattttagttTTTTAATTGCCCACGTAAATACACTTACATATCCATCAGGCACACGCAACTGCAGTTGCATATCCGTATAGTAGCGTGCAACTACATGTCCACCCGCCATGCGCACTGACTTTTTTTGggtttatttttgtctttttcatgaCGCATGAAACTGCACATACGTGACCGTTCGGGCACACTCAACTATAGTTGTGATTGCACATCCACATAATGGCACATAACTATGATTGCACGTTTGTCGACGAAGCGTAACTGCATGTCCACTAATCGCGTGCAGCTGCAGATTTTTTGTCCAGAAGGACCCCCCGCCGAACGCTATTGCCAAAAAGGACTACCTGCGGATAAGATTGTCAAAAAAGACCCCCTCACtagtggcggcaggcgcggcaggcgacacgtggcacctgccgccacgccaggAGGTGGCGGGCCCTGCCGCCACAGCAGGAGGCGGCCGCGCGGGGTATAATGTTATCTGCACAGCGCCAGCAGCCGGGACGGAACGGGGCGGGCCTTGTGGGCCACGCCGCCaccgggcgaggcggcgggcgctgcggctgccgcttccctgGCCGACAGCCCCTGCTGCGCGTGGGACGAGGTGTGGGCCAGGCCGCCACGGGAGCAGGCGGCATCTCTGGTAGACGTGACAACGGATGCAGACGGGCCGTGCGTGATTCCATGTTGCTTTGCACGCGCTCATTCCCACGCCTGTGATTTAGGGCGATTTTCCCTGTTGCAAACGGCGCTCACTCCTACGCGCGCGAACGTCAATGAATTTGACGGGCGGGAATCACTCCGGCTTTCTTCAGCGGATGTGACGACACTGCGGGAATCCGAAGCTGCGGGAACCTgttgtgccgacactacagggatcctaAAATTTCCCGCTTTATTTTCTCGCCATCATTTATCGTCTGAGCTTATAAAAGGAGACACCGAGGCTCTCGTCCAGCCATCCTCGAAATCGCCACTGCGCAAAGTGTGTAACACATTTTTTCAGTCGGTCTGAGTTTGCCTTGCTCGGATCAAAGCATTAGGCCGAGGAAATGAATAATGCAAGTTTGCCTCCGGGGGTGGCAGTCCTGAGGTGTTGGTGTGGCGatctttgcaaggtgaaggaggtTACGGATTTTTCAGATTGGTTGGGCATGAAGTTTTTCATGTGCGCCAATTATGAGGAAGATCCACCCATAGCTATTTCAGAGTACGACAAGCCTCCGGTATGCTTTAACCATCACAAATATATATTGTTGGTATTTTGATAGATTTTTTAATAACATTCTTGTTTCTTGTTGTAGTCTCCTCCGCCTCTGTGCATGTACTATCGTTGGATTGACACAGAGATGCCGGCTTGGGCAGTGACTGAGATTCGTGAAAGAAGTCGCCGTGCGCGGAATAGTTTCTATGCGGAAGAGCGACGCGAGAAggcggaagctgaggagaaagcggagcaagagagagagagttaAAAAAATATTATGCAAAGCAACACCGTTTCTTTCAGGATTTAGGAAAGAAAAACAGGGAAGAGGCTCGTCACATGGAGGAGCAGGAACGACAGCGAAAGGAggctcatgaggcggagaggcggagaaagaaagaaagggctcgtgaggccaaggcagcagaagaagctggcgatggaaaaggaaaatatccacgctggactcagtagattcctgtggtagtattttaaatttcgcaatcatttgtatctttatttctgcagtttaatgtagctttatttcagtagttaaatgtagctttatttcaattctacgatgtatcttattttcagttgtACCGTGTCGTAATGGAAAAAAAATATAGTTTTAGAATAAAGTAGTGGCATTTTCTTGCCCTCCACTAATATTGAACATCGTGCAACAACTACAGAATGaaattaagatagaacataatgccctacaataagagagtacaaactaataatgcaagtacatctgaattaaacaGTAGAACTGGAATACagcttaaaaactacatgaaggcatcatcgtcatcctccgtcgatgcagaactcttgcccttcgaggatgcagaactcttaCCTTTGGACGATGCAGAaatcttgcccttcgaggatgcagtactcttgctcttagacgatgcagaactcttgcccttagacgatgcagaactcttgccctttgacgatgcagaacccggaagcggcggcatgaagatatcatcttcgtcctcgctctcctcactccataaaaatggatgctttGCTGCAGTCCTTctaaaagtttcactcttcggctccactaccttcttccaccttgcaTGCAACCTAAGAAGCTCTTTACGTACCTCCtgataggtcctttcaggccacccagacctacgtaattggtgagccaactcattcattatggtgtcactaccggtgagttcgtcccatggaactatcctattgtccatcctgaaatcggtagctagcctcagaagagtcctgctcatcccagggtgaaaactacgatcgaaaggataatgagacatctcgactacactatactcgaatgcttatccacctccgtctgaagggggttttataggtagagaggagaaaatggcgggaaagaacgactgcagtatggcgggaaagggttggcgggaacatatggcgggaaggggttggcgggaaacgggtggcaggaagatatggcgggaaggggttggcgggaaacgggtggcgggaacatatggagAGAAAGCGTTGGCGG
This region of Triticum aestivum cultivar Chinese Spring chromosome 2D, IWGSC CS RefSeq v2.1, whole genome shotgun sequence genomic DNA includes:
- the LOC123049760 gene encoding uncharacterized protein; amino-acid sequence: MAAHATAAAASPLPPPSESTAAFDTKPPPSPPPPPPLSADAPPKKRKLEELGFHDSPYYRIREAVASLRGRFLQVCQATDSQKKDAALEILKEIKVVMELSKKMRLDISAAAEPVKPSDIPAVRDVKIKPAGKVPSGGKNQVPQIGQDTGEKVPLKPVSSQTASVGIHREANPNETANHGNQLLGGRLQGSYVVGGSPMGWNFLMWPGGKAVYYGLTKAEWLARQAAE